CACCTCGACCGAGACCCGCTCGAAGCGCTGCGGCTCGCGCTGCACGATGACGAAGGATTCGGCGCCGTCCTGCACCACTGCGGCACGCGGCACCACCGGTAGCTGGCGCTCCTGCATGGACACTTCGGCGCGGGCGAACATGTCGGGCTTGAGGGCTCCGTTCGGGTTGGGCAGGTCCACGCGGATATTGACGGCGTGGGTCTGCGGATCGACCGACGGCGCGATGAAGCTCACGCGCCCGCGCAGCGGCGCGCCCGGCGCCAGGCCGGTGACCTGGATGTCGACCATCTGGCCTTCGTGCAGGCGCGGCAGGTCGGCCTCGAACACATTGCCCAGGAACCACAGCGAGGACAGGTCGGCGATGGTGCCCAGCGAGCCGCCGGTGTCGAGGTAGCCGCCCGGATCCACGTTGCGCTTGATGAAGCGGCCGCTGATGGGTGCCCGGACCACGAGGTGCTGCTGCGCGCTGCCGCTGCGGTCGAGCTGCTCGATGTCGGCGGGGCTGGCGCCCAGCACCTGGAGCTTGTTGCGCGCGCCGGCGAGCGTGGCCTGCGCGTCTTCCAGCAGGTCGGAGGTGGACTGGGTGTTGAGCATGCGCACCGCGCTGCGCGCCAGCAGGAACTCGTTCTGCGCCGAGATGAACTCGGGGCTGTACAGCCAGGCGATGGCTTCGCCGGCCTTGACGCTGGCGCCTTCGAACACGGCGATCCGGTCGATGCGCCCGGCCAGCCGCGCCGATACCTGGTTGATGCGCATGCCGTTGAGCGCGAGCTTGCCGCTCAGGCGCAGGGCGTCGCGCACGGTCTGGAGCTGGGCCGGAACGACCTCCACCAGGCTTTGGCCGAGGCGCGCCTGGCTCGGCGTCGGCACGGGCTGGACGGCGGCCACCGCGGCCGCGACGGGGGTTTCCGGGCCGGCCGGCCGGGCGGCCGGCAGCAGCGACCTGGCGCCAAAGGCACCCAGCAGCAGGCCTGCCACGCCGGTCGCGGCGGCAGCGGCCCATGTCTTCTTGTTCATCATGGTCGTGTTTCCTTGGGGTGTCGGGCTACAGGTCGCCGATGGCGGTGTCCAGCGCAACGCGCGCCTGCAGCGCGACCGAGCGCGCCTGCAGCGCAGCGAATTCGGCACTGCGCATGGCGTTGTAGGCGTTGATGACGTCGATGTATGCGGTCTGGCCGGTGCCATAGTTGGTGAGCGTCAGCCGGTAGGCGACGCGGGCCTGTTCCAGCAGGCGGCCTTCGATCAGCTTGAGCTGCTCAAGGCTCTGGGTCCACTGGAAGTAGGCGGTGTCCACCGCCAGCAGGGCCTGCTGGCGCAGGGACTCGTCCGCGTCGCGCGCCGAGCCGAGCTGGGCCTTGGCCTGGTCGATCAGGTTGCGCTCCTTGCGGCCGAAATACAGCGGGAAGGTCAC
This Variovorax terrae DNA region includes the following protein-coding sequences:
- a CDS encoding efflux RND transporter periplasmic adaptor subunit, whose amino-acid sequence is MMNKKTWAAAAATGVAGLLLGAFGARSLLPAARPAGPETPVAAAVAAVQPVPTPSQARLGQSLVEVVPAQLQTVRDALRLSGKLALNGMRINQVSARLAGRIDRIAVFEGASVKAGEAIAWLYSPEFISAQNEFLLARSAVRMLNTQSTSDLLEDAQATLAGARNKLQVLGASPADIEQLDRSGSAQQHLVVRAPISGRFIKRNVDPGGYLDTGGSLGTIADLSSLWFLGNVFEADLPRLHEGQMVDIQVTGLAPGAPLRGRVSFIAPSVDPQTHAVNIRVDLPNPNGALKPDMFARAEVSMQERQLPVVPRAAVVQDGAESFVIVQREPQRFERVSVEVAPANDAGHLAVTRGLQANDRVVIEGSVLMDRGITNPQPGKPASNPLGSTRAGAGS